The nucleotide sequence ATAGGTAGAAATTGATTGTGGAAAACAACAAATTTCCATAAATTTCTATTAGTTTCTATTAATTTCAATTTTTTTAATAATATCTCCCTATCTCCTTAATCTCCACATCTCCTTTTGTTACACCACCGGAACGCTTACAAAATCCTTGACAAATTCATTTGGGAATCATATAATTTATGATATGAATAAAAAAGAGGTATCTCCTGTCTATGCTAATCGGCTTATAAATAGTGGTTGTGTTGTGCTGGTAACCTCTATTTCAAAAGAGGGGAAACCCAATATTCTGACTGTTGCCTGGCAAATGCCAGTTAGTCATCAGCCTCCATTATGCGCAATAAGTGTGGCTAAAAGCCATTTTTCCCACCAACTGATAGAATCCACGCGGGAATTTAGCATCAATATTCCGAATATTTCCCTTTTAAATCAAGTCAAATTCTGTGGAACTACCTCAGGTAAAAACATAGATAAGTTTAAAGAAAGTGGACTCACTGCTCTGCCATCCAGAATAGTTAAACCACCATTAATCAAAGAGTGTCCTGGACATTTAGAATGTGAGGTTTTAGAGATGTATCCTGGGGGTGACCATACTATCTTTATTGGGAAAATTGTTAGTGCCTGTGCCAATGAAGACCTTTTTGACGGTGCATTCTGGAGAATAGAAAAAACAAATTTTATCTATCACTTTGGTGGAACATCGTTTGCGACGAATACTAATGCTATCTGAATAATGTTTCTTCTACTAAATCACAGATAATATGGCCGATGGTGATATGTGCTTCCTGGATTCGTGGGGTGTTGTTTGAAGGAACAATTAGACAAAGATTAGCAATTTGTCGCAGTTTTCCACCATCTCTGCCTGATAATCCAATAGTTTTTGCCCCTATTTCATTAGCCTTTTCAATACCTAAGAGCACATTTGGCGAAGTGCCACTTGTAGTAATACCAATGACAATATCACCCTGTTGAGCTAACGCTTCTACCTGTCGTCTAAAGATTTCGTCGAAATTATAATCATTTCCAATTGCGGTCAGGATGGATGTATCTGTTGTCAGGGCAATAGCCGGTAATGCCTTTCTTTCCTTTTTAAATCTACCCACTAACTCGCCGGCAATATGTTGGGCATCTGCGGCACTACCACCATTTCCCATCAAAAGCACCTTACCACCTTTTTGATACGCCTCGATGATGAGTTGAGCGGCAACAACAATTTGTTTTGTATCTAACTTTAATTTTATCTTTGCACTTTCATTTAATTGGGCTAAAACTTTTCCTTCCATTACTTTTCATCCATTTTTTTGTTCACTTGTTCTTTTACTAATTGCTGGAGGTTAGTAAAAGATTTAAGATTTGAAGAGCCCTCAACTGCCTTTTCCGCAATATCCTGAACCTTTTGATATGCCTTTTCAAGGGAATTTGAGAGTTTTGTAATCTGTTCTTCTTGTGTTTTTACTGTCTTCTCAAGAGATTCAATTCGCGTGAGAAGAACATTCTTTTCACCTTCAAATCCTTTCTTCAACAATTCTTCTTTATTCTTTGCATCTAACTGGATTTTTTCAGTAGTTTCTTTAACAACTTTACTTATGGCTGTTTCCATTTCTTTGGGAAAAGCACTAACCTTCTTTCGCAATTCGTCTAATTCCTTCTCACCTTCTACAATTATCTTTTCTCGTTCAGCCAGTTCCTTTTCGAGCTGTTCTTTTTTAATTTGACTTTCTTTTTCCAGTTTTATCTTTTCATCTTCAAATTTATCCTTTGTTATCTGTTGTTCTCGTTTAAAGGCATACTCATACTCCTCTTTTTCCTGCTTTTGTCTTTTTGCCTCTTTATCTTGTTGTTCTTTGATTTGTGCCTCATAGAGTTTCTTCTCTTCTTCCCATTTCCGCCGAGTTTGTTGGATTTCCTGGTCTAATTCTTCTCTTTTACCGACTATTTCAGCTTCAAATTCCTTTCTTTTTTGATGTTGGGCTTCTATCAAAGCGGCTAATGTTGCCGATGCCCGCTCTATTCCATATATATCCTCTAATTCTTTCTCTTTAATTTCGATAGCCTTCTTAATTCCAGTGTATTTATTGACTTCCTTCTCCATATTATCTGAAACTTGTGTCAACATCTTGCCTATCTCTAATTTCAGATTAATTAACTGGGTTACAATTCCTTCCGCAGACAGAGCATCTGCTGATTCTACTACCTCTTTTTTCTTTTTCTCCTCGGTTTTCTCTTCTGGTTTTAGTTCAGTTTTACTTTTCTCTTCGAGTTGTTTAAGAAGTGATTGGTATGCATCGAGTATTTCCTGCTTGGTGCTTGTTATAGAAACTTTTTCTGATTGTGTTTTTTTCTCTGCCATAATATCCTCCTTTTCCCCCTTCAGGGGTATTGTCAAAAACTAACCACAGCTGGACTTTCGTAAATTTTATGCTACTTCTAAAATTCTCTTTATCCTTATCAATCTGTTTATTTTGTTCAAAGAGGGTAAAATTAGGCTTAAAAGCCTGATGATTTTTTTGCACCTTATCCTTTTGAAGTTGAGTTGATAAAAAATGCTTTACCTATTTTCTTCCCTTTTTTTCTTCCCTTTGTGCCCTTTGCGATTTATCCTTTTTTAATCGCAAAGAACGCAAAGAAATCGACCGCAAAGAACGCAAAGATTAACGGAGAAAGGAATCATAGAAAATTCACGAAACTCCAGCACAGAGAACACAGAGATTTTTATGTTAATTCTTTATTTTCTCTGTGTCCCCTGTGGTTTCATTTTTTCTTTACTACTGCCTTTCATAAGTATCGAGTAGAAAGTAGAGAGGGCATTTGCTATCTCTTTATGGCACTATGACGACTACACGGTCATAATACAGACTATCAAAATCTATCACACCATTCATATTCATATCCACTCCAAAGTAGATAGTGTAAGTCCCTGAAGGTAGAGATGTGTTCAAGGTATTAAATGGAGGAGTCAAGTCAAATAAAGGTCCTTGATAACTAACTGTCAGACCTGGCACCCATGTATTTCCACTTACCTGATACCGATACCAACCAAAAGGTGTCTCTGCAACATGCCACCAATCTGCATTTTGACCGGCATAACCTCCTGAATTAAGTTCAATGGTGATTGATACTGGCCCTGAGGTAGTTATTGTTCCATCCGAGCCATTTGCCTTTACATCAGGGACAGGTAGTTGTATTTCCTCAACATACTCATCCGAGCCCATATCATAGCCTGCACCCTGTGGTCTTGTATCACCATCGATGTCATCTGGTGGTGCTCCTGTACTGGTGCCTGTATCGATACATGGTGAATCTGCGGTTAAGTGATAATCACCACTACCTACAAACAATGGGTCAGCATCAATGTTGCCTTCTCCTGCCCAGCCACCTTCAATATCAGAGTATGTGATGTCAATAGAGCTTCCCATTTCTAAATGGATTTCCTTTGGATTATCATCCCATAGGATGCTGTTGACAACTCTCGGCGAGGAGGAGTAGCAATAAATCCCGCCGCAGAAGGGATCCGAGTTGTTGGAAATGGTGCAATTTGTTATCGTGGGCGAGGAGTAGAAGCACGCAATCCCGCCGACGAGGCTAGCCACGTTGCCGTTGATGGTGCAGTTGGTAATTGTTGGCGAGGAGTAGTAGAAGCAATAAATCCCACCGCCAACAGCAGCTAAATTTCCACTGATGGTGCAGTTGGTAATTGTTGGCGAGGAGTAGTCGGAGCACAAAATCCCGCCGCCATCCCTAGCTGAATTTCTTCTAATGGTACAGTTGATAATCATTGGTGAGGAAGAGAGACAAGAAATCCCGCCGCCTGACTCATTAGCTGAATTTCCACTGATGGTACAGTTGGTAATTGTTGGCGAGGAGTAGGCTTTGCAACAAATCCCACCGCCACAAATAGCTGAATTTCCACTGATGGTACAGTTGGTAATTGTTGGCGAGGAGTAGGCTTTGCAATAAATCCCTCCGCCAAAGGTAGCCGATCCGTTCTGTATTGTGAACCCACTCAGAACCGACTTAGTTCCCTCGCCAGAATTAAAGGTTACCACACTACCACTGTCATTGCCGTCAATTATGGTACTGGTTGTGCCATTTACAGACTCCACAGTGATACCTTTACCCAAGAAATTGATGTTCTCAATGTATGTCCCATCATCTACCAACACCGTATCTCCATCTACTGCCGCATTAATGGCTGATTGAATAGTAGAGTACTCTAATGGAACATGCAATACCCTTGCCTCTACCAGCACACCATAACTCACCATCACTACACTCAACCCTACACTTTTTAAAACTCTTATTAATGTCTTTTTCATTTAATCTTAACCTCCTTTTTTCATAAGTAGAAAGTAGAAAGTAGAGAGTAGAGAGATTTTGGGACAGGTCATTTTAGTGTGAAATCTTGCGGTTAAAAAACCTGTTTTCCCTCACATGATTCCCGATTAATTGCTCTCTTACTTTCCTTATCCATGGTCAGTTTTACAGCTGACCATTTTACAAAAAAGTTTTATCTCTTCATACTCATCACCTCCTTTATCCAGTTGAACGCTCTTGGATAAAATTGAGCGTTGATTTTATTAGCCCTTCCAAACAGACAATCTCCTTTTCACCCCCACCGAAGGAACAAGGATCAAGGTACAAGGAACAAAATTACTCTACCCTGCTCCTCGATC is from bacterium and encodes:
- a CDS encoding flavin reductase family protein — protein: MNKKEVSPVYANRLINSGCVVLVTSISKEGKPNILTVAWQMPVSHQPPLCAISVAKSHFSHQLIESTREFSINIPNISLLNQVKFCGTTSGKNIDKFKESGLTALPSRIVKPPLIKECPGHLECEVLEMYPGGDHTIFIGKIVSACANEDLFDGAFWRIEKTNFIYHFGGTSFATNTNAI
- the gmhA gene encoding D-sedoheptulose 7-phosphate isomerase; protein product: MEGKVLAQLNESAKIKLKLDTKQIVVAAQLIIEAYQKGGKVLLMGNGGSAADAQHIAGELVGRFKKERKALPAIALTTDTSILTAIGNDYNFDEIFRRQVEALAQQGDIVIGITTSGTSPNVLLGIEKANEIGAKTIGLSGRDGGKLRQIANLCLIVPSNNTPRIQEAHITIGHIICDLVEETLFR
- a CDS encoding right-handed parallel beta-helix repeat-containing protein, which translates into the protein MKKTLIRVLKSVGLSVVMVSYGVLVEARVLHVPLEYSTIQSAINAAVDGDTVLVDDGTYIENINFLGKGITVESVNGTTSTIIDGNDSGSVVTFNSGEGTKSVLSGFTIQNGSATFGGGIYCKAYSSPTITNCTISGNSAICGGGICCKAYSSPTITNCTISGNSANESGGGISCLSSSPMIINCTIRRNSARDGGGILCSDYSSPTITNCTISGNLAAVGGGIYCFYYSSPTITNCTINGNVASLVGGIACFYSSPTITNCTISNNSDPFCGGIYCYSSSPRVVNSILWDDNPKEIHLEMGSSIDITYSDIEGGWAGEGNIDADPLFVGSGDYHLTADSPCIDTGTSTGAPPDDIDGDTRPQGAGYDMGSDEYVEEIQLPVPDVKANGSDGTITTSGPVSITIELNSGGYAGQNADWWHVAETPFGWYRYQVSGNTWVPGLTVSYQGPLFDLTPPFNTLNTSLPSGTYTIYFGVDMNMNGVIDFDSLYYDRVVVIVP